The DNA window TCTGACATACATCACAACGTATGCACAGTACAAGGGCTTTGATAGCACGTTTGCCTACCACCTCTTGCCCATCATGAATGCCGGCTCTGTGATAGGCCGAGCACTCCCGGGATATTATGCTGACGTCGTTGGGGCTTTCAACGTGTGTATCTTCTCCGTGGTCTTCTCCTTCATATCATGTCTGTGTGTGTGGCTGCCACTGGGGCACACCAAGCcgggcatcatcatcttttctttcttgtttggcTTTGGAAGTGGTAACAGCATTGCCATTGCACCCGTATGTATTGGGCGGATGTGCAAGACACAAGAATACGGTCGTTACTATGCCACAACATACACTGTTGTGTCGTTTGCATGCTTGATAGGCATTCCTATTGCTGGAAGCGTTGTGCAAGCGAATGACGGCTCTTATACAGggctcatcatcctcaccaGCTGCATCTACATTGGTGCAGCAGCCATACTCGTACTGGCCAAGACATGGAAGCTTGGCTGGAAGAATTGGCTTGCTGCGTAttgaacaagaagaagaaaaagaagtgaaaaaagaagaagaagaagaaagcaaatcGTCTTTTGCTGTGCCGTTATATGGTTGATATTCTCATTGCAAGCGCATATATCAGGCACAATCTCGTTTCCCATCACCCTCCTTTCCAAAACCTGCTTTATTCAGCAACAGTTGTCATGGCTCAGTATACTGATAGATATCCAAATGGTTCAGCGCTTGTTTTCATGTTAATGAGAGAAATgacggagagaaaaggagcgTTTTGACACAATAAGCTACCGCTTCACGTTCTTCGCGTATTGGTTTTGTAAAGAAAAGTAATCAATGTCATCTAGGTCGCATATAGAAATAGGGAGAAGCAGCCAGTCCATATGTCGAATACACAGCTGCCGAATGCTTTTtaaaatagcagcagtagcagcagtagcagtggCAGCCTATGCTACAGCTGGAGTACTGAGCAACATaattggggtgctggatagcTTCTCTgtagaaatagtataagAAATTCGAAACGAAATGGAAACAGaacagaataaaaaaaaataaaaaaaaaaataaaaaaataaaatactcAAGATTTGattgttgctgttgcattGTTCTCCAATTTTTCGGTGGTATCATGGTGCCTATGACTCCTTTCTGGGCTCTTGTTATATCTAATTGCCGAGTagattcttctccttctccctctcaaACGATGGCTGTTGTCGGTTCTATTTCTTTTCGCTGTTTGACTTGACAATATGCGCGTCGTGAAGTTGTGCCACAGCCGGGATAATCAGAGcctcaatctcttcttccggGTCTCCTTCTGGCGCCTCATCAGGCCGCAGTGGCCTTCCCTCGGCATCGCCCCAGCCGCCGTGCCGAGGTACGCGAAGCCATTGATCTTGTCGGCCTGGAGCAACAAAGACGACTTCCCATTTGCGCGTTGAGAGGAGATTACCGACaacgagatgatgctggtaCCGCTCAAGGCTGTAGCGCGCCTTGTGAACAAGAATACGGGGATCCGTCTCGAGCTTGAAGCTGACAATCATGCCCAAGGGGGCCCAGCCTTCAACAAGGCTTTTGAGGAACTTGGGCACGGGATCCAAGTCAATAATGAGACGCTTGGATCGCGGCACACGAGGGGAGGCATCAAAATTGTCAAAAGTTTCCTCATCTTCTATCGGTGGTGAAGGTGTTTTTGAACCCTTTTCCCCGGGGTAGAGCTTTTCAACAATGTTGGTAGACTGTATCTTGTGCTCGGAAAGACGCTCTGGCGGAACAAAGAAGTCAGATACCGCTGCAGCGAGGTAGAGCAGTCCGGATGAGCCAAGCGGCGCCATAAGCCGGGCCACAGCACGGAGTTCATGCAGGTAATCGCCAATGGTGACAAAGGGCAGCAGGAGAAGAGTGTTGTCGCGGCGAGCACTCTGATACTTGCGTAGGACGTCAAGAATCCTATCAGAGTCTTCGGGCCGGACGGCAACGCGACCCTCGGCATCCTCACTgaggagatcaaggagaCAGTCGGTTGAATGAGAGTAGTGGCGTGAATAGGGGAGCAGACTGAACTGGCgatggaggaagatgacggcgTATCCAGCAGAAAGGAAATACTCGGCACTGGTAGCACCACGAGTTCCGGCAGAGAAGTTCTAGGTTTTGTCTAGTTAGCAGAGGCACACAATTGATTAAGGAGTTTGCTGGATTTCTGCTTTGATCATAGAAGGAAAGAGGTTGAAAGAGAAAGCAACATACGTCAATGAACCTCACAGTATTCTTCTCCAGCGGAACCGTCGTTCCTCCCGAAGTGACGAGCACAACCCGTCGATTCGCCGCAACATGCTGCGTTATAAAGGCCTCGGCCAGTGCCGTGTGAGCAGCCAATTGCTTTGGGGGAGGATTGGTGGAGAAGTACACATCCTCGGCCTGGAGGGATTCTGCCGCGGACATGATTTGGCTTGCGATGGGCGTTGGCGGTGATGTGAAGAATGAGAGGAACTCGGATGAGGTTGGAGTTTGTGGTTGGAGGTTGAATGAATCAGTTTGGGCAGGTGGGATGGGACAGCGGGTGGCGGGGTTTATCTGATAAGGGGAAGGCAGGCCTGTAAAAGCTCGGCTGTAGGTGCTGTAGGTGCTGTAGGTGCTGTAGGTGCTGTAGGTGCTGTAGGTGCTGGAGGTGCTGGCAGGTGCTCTGTAAAGATAgcggcagtagcagcagtagtagcagtggCAGTAACagcggtagcagcagcaataccgGTAGCAGCCCACGCTATATATACctagctggagtgctggacAACAGAATTGGGCGCTGGCTCGCAGTACACCGGGCGGCAGTCGCGCTGCACTGATGAGTCTATGCTGTCAATAGTTTTAAGCGAATagagatgaaaagaagaaggaatcaagatggaaatggaaaccAGCAAACTCgtcagctgcttctttttaACCAATGTTTCGAAGCTGTGCTCACAACTACGAAGCAGCTCCCATCCCGGCCGAGACGTTGTTACAATTGACGGGCCAATCGCATTACACGCAGGAGGACCGAAGACGCCAGACAAGATTTCGGGGCAATGGAAGAAAGAGTCTGGGCTGTCTGTCATACGTAACATGTTATGAAAACCGGTCATTGTAACACCTGCTCACAACCGGTTGAATGTTTGAATTTTACACTATATACTTTGGAGTTGGCAACTCCAAAGTTCCAATACCTGTCAGTTTATTCCTTTATGAATATTTACACAATCCAAGACGAGTTGCCAAGTCCCCGAAACCTCCGAGCTCGCCATCGTATAAGCCCACTCCTAGATATGACTTGTTTTATTTCGCTATGATTTGCACTTGATGCATCAACTAGAAATACAAAAATGGGGGAGAAACAACTATAGTAGACACGTTCAAGTGCTAATCTATATACATCCAATAGTCATCAAAAAATGTATTAACCATTTGTCCACATCTCATCGCATTCCCTTGTCTTattccctcctcctcctcctcctcctcgtttCTCTATTCATTTGCTATTTCTACTACTTTCGGCTAATCTCCACGCTCTTAGCGGCAGGCTCTGCAAGTGCAGCACCTTTGGCTTAATGTACCATACAAAGGTGGCGATGCCAAACAGGACGCAGAGGATGTTGACGGTGTAGTATCCGTCGCGAACCATTTCGCAGGTTCCGCCGCCGT is part of the Trichoderma atroviride chromosome 1, complete sequence genome and encodes:
- a CDS encoding uncharacterized protein (BUSCO:EOG092D3ETT) codes for the protein MSAAESLQAEDVYFSTNPPPKQLAAHTALAEAFITQHVAANRRVVLVTSGGTTVPLEKNTVRFIDNFSAGTRGATSAEYFLSAGYAVIFLHRQFSLLPYSRHYSHSTDCLLDLLSEDAEGRVAVRPEDSDRILDVLRKYQSARRDNTLLLLPFVTIGDYLHELRAVARLMAPLGSSGLLYLAAAVSDFFVPPERLSEHKIQSTNIVEKLYPGEKGSKTPSPPIEDEETFDNFDASPRVPRSKRLIIDLDPVPKFLKSLVEGWAPLGMIVSFKLETDPRILVHKARYSLERYQHHLVVGNLLSTRKWEVVFVAPGRQDQWLRVPRHGGWGDAEGRPLRPDEAPEGDPEEEIEALIIPAVAQLHDAHIVKSNSEKK